Proteins from a single region of Terriglobales bacterium:
- a CDS encoding M23 family metallopeptidase gives MRKRFYILFVTRDSDGQLRKVQIPIYYLYVLVAGALLGMASLTGIVSSYTRMVMKVSRFDQLRVEKEALTKRYTRLEQAEHEKDIQVASLGSLASEVSALYGLRQEPVLGSKLADEAPDNEIDASLGQLYVLRKSALTGVATVGISMGVTRSLTMADWVRASAAPTLWPVMGRVTGSFGERIDPFNGEGAFHRGVDISSGFGQPVVAPADGMVFYANSVSGYGRTIILDHGRGITTLYGHLASYSITQGQEVHRGDVIGYVGQSGRSTGPHLHYEVRINGVPVNPYKYLRMTLANQHGLLLSSLNTSYMPHDGN, from the coding sequence TTGCGTAAGCGCTTTTACATTCTATTCGTGACCCGGGACTCAGACGGGCAACTCCGTAAGGTTCAAATCCCTATTTATTATCTATATGTGTTGGTCGCTGGCGCCCTGCTGGGCATGGCTAGCCTTACCGGAATCGTCAGCTCCTATACCAGAATGGTGATGAAGGTTTCGCGCTTTGATCAGCTGCGCGTAGAAAAAGAAGCGCTCACCAAGCGGTACACGCGCCTGGAACAGGCGGAACACGAAAAGGACATCCAGGTGGCATCGTTGGGCTCCCTGGCCAGCGAGGTTTCTGCGCTTTACGGACTCAGGCAGGAACCGGTGCTCGGCAGCAAGCTGGCGGATGAAGCACCGGACAATGAGATAGATGCGTCGCTTGGCCAGTTATACGTATTGAGGAAATCGGCTTTGACAGGTGTTGCCACGGTTGGCATCAGCATGGGAGTTACCCGCTCCCTGACCATGGCGGATTGGGTGCGTGCCTCTGCTGCGCCTACTTTGTGGCCGGTTATGGGAAGAGTTACGGGATCATTTGGGGAACGCATTGATCCCTTCAACGGCGAAGGCGCATTCCACCGCGGGGTTGACATCTCCTCGGGATTTGGACAGCCAGTGGTAGCCCCCGCAGATGGAATGGTCTTTTACGCCAACTCGGTAAGCGGCTATGGTCGCACCATAATCCTTGATCATGGACGCGGCATCACCACTCTTTACGGTCACCTGGCCAGCTATTCGATCACCCAGGGCCAGGAAGTGCACCGTGGTGATGTGATCGGCTACGTGGGTCAGAGCGGCCGCAGCACCGGGCCACATCTCCATTATGAAGTACGCATCAACGGTGTGCCGGTCAATCCTTATAAGTATCTGCGCATGACTTTAGCCAACCAGCATGGTCTCCTGCTTTCCTCCCTGAACACTAGTTACATGCCGCACGACGGCAACTAG
- the thiL gene encoding thiamine-phosphate kinase: protein MIRQIRRRARASSHRLSGSGTYLRHAAVLRGIGDDAALLGIPAADQVLVTTDFSLENIHFHRQWHPPESVGHRCLARGLSDIAAMGGTPVAAFLSLALPSDIPQAWVNGFVRGVLALGSRFKTVLAGGDTAESPSGVLADIVVLGSVPKGTAVFRAGAQAGHAIYVSGKLGGSAWVLKELRAGRKLNPARYPAHFFPVPRVALGQALRAGKMASSMIDISDGLSTDLDHICEESRVGARIYAERIPAAKGADLSLALHGGEDYELLFTAPANQRVPSQLAGIQITRIGEITRGRRIVLVKDGRESVLPVSGWEHFRARQRT, encoded by the coding sequence TTGATCCGCCAAATCCGCCGTCGGGCGCGGGCTTCCAGTCATAGGTTGTCTGGTTCGGGCACGTATCTCCGGCATGCCGCGGTGCTGCGGGGAATCGGCGACGATGCCGCACTGCTAGGCATTCCAGCCGCAGACCAGGTTCTGGTCACAACCGACTTCAGCCTGGAAAATATTCATTTCCATCGTCAATGGCACCCCCCGGAGTCGGTCGGGCACCGTTGCCTGGCACGAGGACTGAGCGATATTGCGGCCATGGGGGGAACCCCCGTTGCCGCATTTCTTTCATTGGCGCTACCGTCAGATATTCCTCAAGCCTGGGTGAACGGCTTCGTCCGAGGTGTGCTCGCGCTGGGAAGCCGTTTCAAGACTGTCCTGGCTGGCGGCGACACCGCTGAATCCCCTTCCGGCGTGCTGGCTGACATCGTAGTGCTCGGCTCGGTTCCCAAAGGAACGGCGGTGTTTCGTGCGGGCGCCCAAGCGGGCCACGCCATTTACGTCAGCGGTAAATTGGGCGGCTCCGCGTGGGTCCTGAAGGAATTGCGCGCGGGTCGGAAGCTCAATCCCGCCCGCTATCCCGCACATTTCTTTCCGGTTCCGCGCGTCGCGTTAGGGCAGGCATTGCGAGCAGGCAAAATGGCTTCGTCAATGATTGATATCAGTGACGGTCTCTCCACGGATCTCGACCACATTTGCGAGGAAAGCCGAGTGGGCGCACGTATTTACGCTGAACGCATCCCCGCGGCAAAGGGGGCGGACCTCTCTTTGGCGTTGCATGGGGGTGAAGACTACGAGCTGCTGTTTACCGCGCCAGCAAACCAGCGGGTGCCGTCTCAGCTCGCTGGGATTCAGATCACGCGCATCGGAGAAATCACCCGCGGCCGCCGCATAGTCCTGGTAAAGGATGGACGCGAAAGCGTGCTGCCCGTCAGTGGATGGGAGCATTTCCGGGCTCGACAAAGAACGTAA
- a CDS encoding phospholipase D-like domain-containing protein, whose amino-acid sequence MRLSFLACVVLIAGASYPRVVAHRLLSPNPTLQAPPLATDHRDAYYSPADNLERLDIQQLRQAQRTVDIAMYAFTDKYLAQELLELARRGVRIRLYRDRSQYQEEQRHAAEHAEASCSDILHQEQDIQIRVKNSSERDLMHLKAYVVDGGMLREGSANWSPAGLKRQDNSIHFITDVAQVKAFERDFEQMWNRADNLRVQ is encoded by the coding sequence ATGCGGCTCTCATTCCTGGCTTGCGTGGTGCTGATTGCCGGAGCCTCCTATCCCCGGGTTGTTGCGCACCGCTTACTGAGCCCGAATCCCACATTGCAAGCCCCGCCTTTGGCAACCGACCACCGGGATGCTTATTACTCGCCTGCGGACAATCTGGAGCGGTTGGATATTCAACAACTTCGGCAGGCACAGCGAACGGTGGATATTGCCATGTACGCTTTTACTGACAAGTACCTGGCACAAGAACTGCTCGAATTGGCGCGGCGGGGGGTGCGAATACGCCTCTATCGCGACCGCTCACAATACCAGGAGGAGCAACGCCACGCTGCGGAGCATGCCGAGGCTTCGTGTAGCGACATCCTGCATCAAGAGCAAGACATTCAAATTCGAGTCAAGAATTCCAGCGAGCGTGACTTGATGCACCTAAAGGCTTACGTCGTCGATGGCGGAATGCTGCGCGAGGGCAGCGCTAACTGGTCTCCGGCGGGGCTGAAGAGGCAGGACAACAGCATTCATTTCATCACGGACGTTGCGCAGGTGAAGGCCTTCGAGCGCGATTTCGAGCAGATGTGGAACCGGGCTGACAATTTGCGGGTGCAATGA
- a CDS encoding acyl-CoA carboxylase subunit beta: MKLEDKLAELKRRDGLAEAGGGEARRQSQHKQGKMSARERIEFLLDESSFEETDKLVTHRSTDFGMEEQKYYGDGFITGYGRIEGRLVFVFAQDFTVFGGSLSEANAAKIVKIMDLAAKVGAPVIGLNDSGGARIQEGVMSLAGYADIFLRNTLYSGVVPQISAIMGPCAGGAVYSPAITDFIFMVDKTSYMFITGPDVIKLVTHEEVTKDQLGGATTHNETSGVAHFLAHDDAECLSMVRELLSFIPSNNVDDPPRRACTDPMDRADVQLDTVVPAESNQPYDMKDVIHAVVDDGYFFEVHEHFAKNIVVGFARLDGRSVGIVANQPAFLAGTLDINASVKGARFVRFCDAFNIPLVTFEDVPGFLPGTNQEYGGIIRQGAKLLFAFAEATVPKVTVITRKAYGGAYCVMASKHIRTDVNYAWPTAEIAVMGPEGAVDIVYKRELEAAPKREKLRAQKIEEFRDRFANPYIAAERGFIDAVIRPRDTRKKLIQALAMLETKRDKNPPKKHGNIPL; this comes from the coding sequence ATGAAGCTGGAAGACAAACTTGCCGAACTCAAGCGGCGCGACGGCCTCGCCGAAGCGGGGGGCGGAGAGGCGCGCCGCCAAAGCCAGCACAAGCAGGGAAAGATGTCGGCGCGAGAACGCATTGAGTTTCTGCTCGACGAAAGCAGCTTCGAAGAGACCGACAAGCTGGTCACCCATCGCAGCACCGATTTCGGCATGGAAGAACAGAAATACTACGGAGATGGATTTATCACTGGTTACGGCCGCATAGAAGGGCGGCTGGTGTTCGTTTTTGCCCAGGACTTCACCGTTTTCGGAGGCTCACTTTCAGAAGCAAACGCCGCCAAGATCGTCAAGATTATGGATCTGGCGGCTAAGGTCGGCGCTCCGGTAATCGGACTCAACGATTCTGGGGGCGCCCGCATTCAGGAAGGTGTCATGTCCCTGGCCGGCTACGCTGACATTTTCCTGCGCAATACGCTCTACAGCGGCGTCGTTCCCCAGATCTCGGCCATCATGGGACCGTGCGCCGGCGGTGCTGTTTACTCGCCGGCCATTACCGACTTCATCTTCATGGTGGACAAGACTTCGTACATGTTCATCACCGGCCCTGACGTGATTAAGCTGGTGACCCATGAAGAGGTCACGAAGGATCAGCTCGGCGGCGCCACCACCCACAATGAAACTTCGGGGGTGGCGCACTTTCTTGCCCACGACGATGCCGAATGCCTTTCGATGGTCCGCGAGTTGTTGAGCTTTATTCCCTCTAACAATGTTGACGACCCACCCCGGCGCGCTTGTACCGACCCCATGGATCGGGCAGATGTGCAGCTGGATACGGTAGTTCCCGCCGAATCGAACCAGCCCTATGACATGAAAGACGTCATCCACGCGGTGGTCGATGATGGCTACTTTTTCGAAGTGCACGAGCATTTTGCGAAGAACATCGTGGTGGGATTCGCGCGTTTGGACGGCCGCTCGGTTGGCATTGTGGCCAATCAGCCCGCGTTTTTGGCGGGTACGCTCGACATCAACGCGTCAGTCAAGGGCGCACGCTTTGTGCGCTTCTGTGATGCTTTCAACATCCCGCTGGTCACCTTCGAAGACGTTCCCGGGTTCTTGCCCGGCACGAACCAGGAGTATGGCGGCATCATCAGACAGGGCGCGAAGCTGCTCTTTGCCTTCGCGGAAGCCACTGTGCCCAAGGTCACCGTGATCACCCGCAAAGCGTACGGAGGAGCCTATTGCGTGATGGCGTCGAAACACATTCGGACCGACGTGAACTACGCCTGGCCGACAGCCGAAATCGCGGTGATGGGTCCGGAAGGAGCGGTGGACATCGTTTACAAGCGCGAACTGGAAGCTGCACCGAAGCGTGAAAAGCTCCGGGCGCAGAAAATTGAGGAATTTCGAGACCGCTTCGCCAATCCCTACATTGCCGCGGAACGCGGATTTATTGATGCTGTGATCCGTCCTCGTGATACCCGCAAGAAGCTGATCCAGGCGCTGGCAATGCTGGAGACAAAACGCGACAAGAACCCGCCCAAAAAACACGGAAATATCCCACTGTAG
- a CDS encoding ABC transporter ATP-binding protein has translation MSSYLLDVRHLFVEFRTESASHNPRRPASNGRFATAVAASRGFTAVHDLSFAIAPGEVLGLVGESGSGKSVTSLAIMRLLPPQARISGEVRFQPAAGEKVGSLPELNLLAQSEEEMRRLRGSQIAMIFQEPMTALNPVMRVGDQIAEAVLAHSASSAAAKHEAWGRALEAMKVVAIPDHERRSRDYPHQLSGGMRQRIMIAMAVVNRPKLLIADEPTTALDVTIQAQMLELLAEMRDRFNLAMLFISHDLAVVSRVAHRVAVMYAGSVVEMGAVGDIFRAPAHPYTRGLLHSVPTLRSDRTLPLPTIEGSVPGIHALPPGCTFQPRCSYQIEECASELPPLVEISPGHLARCPVLNTVGQTPMPARGRGHGL, from the coding sequence ATGTCGTCGTACCTGCTCGATGTCCGTCATTTGTTTGTTGAGTTCAGGACTGAGAGCGCTTCGCACAATCCGCGCCGACCTGCTTCCAATGGCCGATTTGCGACCGCAGTCGCCGCTTCGCGAGGATTTACCGCCGTTCATGATTTGAGCTTTGCCATTGCTCCCGGTGAGGTTCTTGGGCTGGTAGGCGAGTCCGGTTCGGGTAAGTCGGTTACATCTTTGGCCATCATGAGGCTGCTTCCGCCACAAGCCCGGATTTCGGGCGAAGTCCGCTTTCAACCAGCCGCTGGCGAGAAGGTGGGCTCGCTTCCCGAACTCAACCTGCTCGCACAATCCGAAGAGGAGATGCGCCGCCTGCGGGGCTCCCAGATCGCAATGATCTTTCAAGAGCCCATGACCGCGCTCAATCCCGTGATGCGGGTAGGCGACCAGATAGCTGAGGCGGTGCTGGCACATTCCGCAAGTTCCGCTGCTGCCAAGCACGAAGCCTGGGGCCGCGCTCTGGAAGCCATGAAAGTGGTCGCAATACCCGATCACGAACGTCGCTCGCGCGACTATCCCCATCAGCTTTCGGGCGGCATGAGGCAGCGCATTATGATCGCGATGGCGGTGGTCAACCGGCCAAAGCTGCTGATAGCTGACGAACCCACGACAGCTCTCGATGTCACGATCCAGGCGCAGATGCTGGAATTGCTCGCCGAAATGCGCGACCGCTTCAACCTAGCCATGCTCTTCATCTCGCACGATTTGGCGGTTGTCTCACGAGTGGCTCACCGGGTTGCTGTGATGTATGCAGGCAGCGTGGTGGAGATGGGGGCGGTGGGCGACATCTTTCGCGCGCCGGCGCACCCGTACACGCGGGGCCTGTTGCATTCGGTCCCCACCTTACGCAGCGACCGCACGCTTCCACTGCCGACGATCGAAGGCTCGGTGCCGGGGATCCACGCGCTGCCGCCCGGATGCACATTTCAGCCCCGCTGCTCGTACCAGATCGAGGAGTGCGCCAGCGAGCTGCCTCCATTGGTTGAAATCAGCCCCGGACACCTGGCACGCTGCCCTGTTCTAAATACCGTTGGCCAAACGCCGATGCCTGCCCGGGGCCGCGGCCACGGTCTATAA
- a CDS encoding metallophosphoesterase family protein, translating into MRILILSDIHSNLEALEASLAAAPPHDGLVNLGDIVGYGASPNEVIALSKDSGKWFVRGNHDKAASGLMDLHDFNAVAAMAALWTRNKLTPENSQWLRALPQGPIRVDDSLDAQFVHGSPIDEDEYLVTLRDAADPLSYSSVPLTFFGHTHIQGGFFRDGESSAFHPAYASSDRHDVWDLALSAEVQYLINPGSVGQPRDGDWRAAFCLFDTEGYKVSFHRVPYDLKQAQKRIVDANLPPRLADRLSSGR; encoded by the coding sequence ATGCGCATTCTTATACTCAGCGACATTCACAGCAATCTTGAGGCGCTTGAGGCTTCTCTTGCCGCAGCACCGCCTCACGATGGGTTGGTGAATTTGGGGGACATCGTCGGCTATGGCGCCAGTCCCAACGAAGTGATCGCACTTTCCAAAGATTCGGGAAAATGGTTCGTCCGCGGCAATCATGACAAAGCTGCGAGTGGATTGATGGACCTGCATGATTTCAATGCTGTGGCCGCAATGGCCGCGCTATGGACTCGAAACAAGCTCACTCCGGAAAACTCGCAGTGGTTACGCGCTCTTCCCCAGGGGCCGATCCGTGTTGATGACTCGCTGGACGCTCAATTCGTGCACGGTTCTCCTATTGACGAAGACGAATATCTCGTAACCCTTCGCGACGCCGCCGATCCCCTCAGCTATTCTTCTGTGCCCCTGACTTTCTTTGGGCATACCCACATTCAGGGCGGGTTTTTTAGGGACGGCGAGAGCAGCGCCTTCCACCCGGCGTATGCCTCCAGCGATCGCCATGATGTTTGGGATTTGGCGCTCTCCGCGGAGGTCCAGTATTTGATCAACCCGGGTTCTGTAGGGCAGCCCCGGGATGGAGATTGGCGGGCCGCGTTCTGCCTATTCGACACGGAGGGCTATAAGGTTTCATTCCACCGCGTTCCTTACGACCTGAAACAGGCACAGAAAAGGATTGTGGACGCCAATTTGCCTCCGCGCTTGGCCGACAGACTGTCATCGGGAAGATAG
- a CDS encoding ATP-binding cassette domain-containing protein: protein MPLVEVRDLVKVFHSGESIFGGGSTTEVRAVDGVSLDIETGQTMGVVGESGSGKSTLGRLLLRLVEPTSGSIRFDGHDLLSATSSELRHLRRDMQIIFQDPFGSLDPRMRVRDVLEEPLLVHDRTNRRAGRERVAELLRAVGLDSSAVERYPHEFSGGQRQRIGIARALALRPKFIVADEPVSALDVSVGAQIVNLLAQLQRQFGLTYLFISHSMPVVRYLATRIAVMYRGKIVEVGTTEQVTTSPRHAYTRSLLQATPEMASLP from the coding sequence ATGCCCCTCGTCGAGGTCCGCGACCTGGTGAAAGTATTTCATTCGGGAGAATCTATCTTTGGTGGCGGCTCCACGACGGAGGTGCGCGCAGTGGACGGCGTGTCCCTCGATATCGAAACCGGCCAAACCATGGGCGTAGTGGGAGAGTCAGGATCGGGAAAAAGCACTCTCGGCCGCCTGTTGTTACGGCTGGTGGAGCCAACCTCCGGTAGCATCCGGTTTGACGGCCACGATCTGCTCAGCGCAACTTCCAGCGAGTTGCGACACCTTCGCCGCGACATGCAGATCATCTTCCAAGACCCGTTCGGGTCGCTCGATCCGCGCATGCGGGTTCGAGACGTGCTAGAGGAGCCGCTGCTGGTGCATGATCGGACGAATCGTCGTGCCGGCCGGGAGCGAGTTGCCGAATTGCTGCGTGCCGTCGGATTGGACAGCTCGGCCGTAGAGCGTTATCCACACGAGTTCAGCGGCGGCCAGCGACAGCGCATCGGGATTGCCCGGGCTTTGGCACTGCGACCGAAATTTATTGTGGCCGATGAACCCGTTTCGGCGCTTGACGTCAGCGTGGGAGCACAAATTGTGAACCTGCTGGCGCAATTACAGCGTCAGTTCGGCCTTACTTATCTGTTCATCTCCCATTCCATGCCGGTGGTCCGTTACCTGGCCACTCGAATAGCCGTTATGTACCGGGGGAAGATCGTGGAGGTGGGTACAACCGAGCAGGTCACCACCAGCCCTCGGCACGCATACACTCGCAGCCTGCTGCAGGCGACGCCGGAAATGGCGTCCCTTCCATAG
- a CDS encoding DinB family protein, translating into MPKLVFMAVVLGTFGSMLFAQPPKNPVMDTVRHIFERQQKNLTAAAEEMPADKYSYHPTPPQMSFGKLVMHIAESNDFLCARIAGSEPQEMKLKETDGKDKLVSALKKSFDYCGGVLAKVDDSRLGSEVKLFGGRTAPKAAAAISLTNDWADHYAAAAIYLRLNGLLPPTALKKGE; encoded by the coding sequence ATGCCAAAACTAGTCTTTATGGCGGTCGTGCTGGGTACATTTGGGTCCATGCTCTTCGCGCAACCGCCGAAAAATCCCGTCATGGACACGGTTCGGCACATCTTTGAGCGTCAGCAGAAGAACCTGACCGCCGCTGCCGAGGAAATGCCTGCCGACAAATACAGCTACCACCCGACTCCGCCGCAAATGAGCTTTGGCAAGCTGGTGATGCACATTGCCGAATCGAATGATTTTCTGTGCGCCCGGATCGCGGGCTCGGAGCCGCAAGAGATGAAATTAAAAGAAACTGACGGCAAGGACAAGCTGGTCTCCGCGCTGAAGAAGTCTTTCGATTATTGCGGTGGCGTGCTCGCCAAAGTGGACGATTCCAGATTGGGGAGTGAAGTAAAGCTCTTTGGCGGACGCACTGCGCCGAAAGCTGCCGCCGCGATTTCGCTTACCAACGATTGGGCTGATCACTACGCGGCTGCTGCCATTTACCTGCGGCTGAATGGGCTTCTGCCACCCACGGCGCTGAAGAAAGGCGAGTGA
- a CDS encoding energy transducer TonB, translated as MSYKYVIATALLCVAAFAQTPLSVKHFVAPDYPVAAWLSRIEGTTVADIAVKADGTVDSAKVVSAHPLFRHAVESALKQWTFSTAMATSLRVTTRFQLDDGCPLSGSPEGDKRYYVSTQVVADLPATVEVKTCLPVITIETSKSGHQ; from the coding sequence ATGTCCTACAAGTATGTCATCGCAACCGCGCTGCTATGTGTTGCTGCATTCGCACAAACACCACTGTCTGTGAAACATTTCGTTGCACCTGATTATCCAGTCGCCGCATGGCTTTCGCGAATAGAGGGCACAACGGTGGCAGATATCGCCGTCAAAGCTGATGGGACAGTCGATTCCGCCAAGGTTGTCTCCGCTCATCCTCTGTTCCGCCATGCGGTGGAATCCGCATTAAAACAGTGGACGTTTTCAACTGCCATGGCCACGTCGTTGCGAGTGACAACCCGATTCCAACTTGATGATGGCTGCCCGTTGTCCGGTTCCCCAGAAGGGGACAAACGTTATTACGTCAGCACCCAAGTCGTTGCCGATCTGCCCGCGACCGTTGAGGTGAAGACATGCCTACCTGTTATCACAATCGAAACAAGCAAGTCTGGACATCAGTAG
- a CDS encoding radical SAM protein, giving the protein MPTARVRLGRRLLATHRHLREWRMIFKGLTDTEHPILAHLIPVRRCNLSCAYCNEYDDYSKPVPLETLFERVDQLAALGTTIITLSGGEPLLHPELDQIIARVRRHRIIAGLITNGYLLTAERIQRLNRAGLEHLQISIDNVNPDEVSKKSLKVLDKKLQLLAEHADFHVNINSVVGGGIHDPNDALIVGRRATELGFTSTVGIIHDGAGQLQPLGLKERDVYRQMKAMEKGSYARINFFQDNIADGRPNQWRCRAGARYLYICEDGLVHYCSQQRGYPAKPLAQYTVQDIRREYVTEKSCAPHCTVSCVHQVSCIDAWRSPQRPAETVPAGGLVQIE; this is encoded by the coding sequence ATGCCTACTGCCCGCGTGCGCCTAGGTCGTCGGCTGCTTGCCACTCATCGCCATTTGCGCGAATGGCGGATGATTTTCAAGGGGCTGACGGACACAGAGCATCCCATACTGGCGCACCTCATCCCTGTCCGGCGCTGCAATCTCTCCTGCGCTTATTGCAATGAATACGACGACTATTCCAAGCCGGTGCCCCTGGAGACGCTGTTCGAGCGGGTGGATCAATTAGCTGCGCTGGGGACTACGATCATCACCCTGAGCGGTGGCGAGCCGCTGCTTCACCCTGAGCTCGACCAGATCATCGCCCGGGTGCGGCGGCACCGAATCATCGCCGGATTGATTACAAACGGGTATTTGTTAACCGCAGAGCGCATTCAAAGGCTGAACCGTGCCGGGCTGGAGCATCTGCAAATCAGCATAGATAACGTCAATCCGGATGAGGTCTCAAAGAAGAGCCTCAAAGTTCTCGACAAGAAGCTGCAATTGCTGGCCGAGCATGCCGACTTTCACGTCAATATCAATTCCGTAGTTGGCGGCGGCATTCACGATCCGAACGATGCGCTTATAGTGGGACGCCGCGCCACGGAACTGGGATTCACTTCGACCGTAGGCATCATTCATGACGGCGCTGGACAGTTGCAGCCGCTCGGCCTGAAAGAACGGGACGTGTATCGGCAAATGAAAGCCATGGAAAAGGGCAGCTACGCCCGCATTAATTTTTTCCAGGACAATATCGCCGACGGCCGTCCCAACCAATGGCGCTGCAGAGCCGGCGCGCGCTACCTCTACATCTGCGAGGACGGGCTGGTGCATTACTGCTCGCAACAGCGCGGATATCCTGCCAAGCCGCTCGCGCAATACACAGTGCAGGACATTCGGCGTGAATACGTCACTGAAAAATCCTGCGCCCCGCACTGCACAGTTTCATGCGTTCATCAGGTCTCCTGCATTGACGCATGGCGCTCGCCACAACGACCGGCTGAGACGGTTCCCGCAGGCGGCCTGGTACAAATCGAGTAG
- a CDS encoding amidohydrolase family protein, with protein sequence MLKPLRCLLWLLTCSIAVAQQASILSPEVKQFVKVDSPVVALTHVRVIDGTGAPARNDQTIILADGKIQQMGDAATTSAPSTARVLDLPGYTVIPGLVMMHEHLYYTAGFSETPDGKVAAPGPLINQQGFSFPRLYLACGVTSIRTAGSLEPYTDLNLAKQVAAGKLPSPKIHVTGPYLEGPDSYFPQLHELTGPDDARKMVNYWADQGVTSFKAYMQITRAELSAAITEAHKRGIKVTGHLCSIGSTEAASLGIDDLEHGPLFVDTEWVPGKKPDQCPSGKETSESLLKQDVEGPAVQQMMHYLIQHHVSVTSTLPVFELDVPGRPPLRKEVLDSMLPEARISYLELRARQQSPDELTLLKKEMQFEHAFAKAGGLLLAGSDPTGIGGVLAGFGDQRELELLVEAGFTPVEAIHIATANGAEFLGESAKLGSIAPGKAADLVVIHGDPSTRIDDIEKVETVFKDGVGYDSAKLIEAVRGVVGLR encoded by the coding sequence GTGCTTAAACCGTTGCGGTGCTTGCTGTGGCTTTTGACTTGCAGCATTGCAGTCGCGCAACAAGCGTCCATTCTCTCGCCGGAAGTGAAGCAGTTTGTCAAAGTGGACTCGCCGGTTGTGGCACTGACCCACGTGCGAGTAATTGACGGAACGGGAGCTCCCGCCCGAAACGATCAGACAATCATTCTAGCGGATGGAAAAATTCAGCAAATGGGTGATGCGGCCACCACGTCTGCTCCGTCAACGGCCCGTGTGCTCGATCTTCCTGGATACACCGTGATTCCCGGCCTGGTAATGATGCACGAGCATCTGTACTACACCGCCGGGTTCTCCGAGACCCCGGACGGAAAGGTGGCAGCGCCAGGGCCACTCATTAACCAGCAGGGCTTCAGCTTTCCACGGCTCTATCTTGCGTGTGGCGTCACCTCCATCCGAACCGCGGGCAGCCTGGAGCCGTACACCGATCTCAACCTGGCGAAGCAAGTAGCGGCAGGAAAGCTGCCAAGTCCCAAGATTCACGTCACCGGTCCTTACCTGGAAGGCCCTGATTCTTATTTTCCGCAACTGCACGAACTAACCGGGCCAGACGATGCTCGCAAGATGGTGAATTACTGGGCGGACCAGGGGGTAACTTCATTTAAGGCGTACATGCAAATCACCCGCGCCGAGCTGAGCGCCGCCATTACAGAAGCACACAAACGCGGCATAAAAGTGACGGGCCACCTGTGCTCCATCGGCTCTACCGAGGCTGCCAGCCTGGGCATTGATGATCTGGAACACGGACCGCTCTTTGTTGATACCGAGTGGGTGCCGGGCAAGAAACCTGACCAATGTCCCAGCGGGAAGGAAACCTCAGAATCTCTCCTGAAGCAGGATGTGGAAGGTCCCGCCGTGCAGCAGATGATGCATTACCTGATTCAACATCATGTCTCGGTTACTTCAACTTTGCCGGTGTTTGAGCTGGACGTTCCCGGCCGCCCTCCGCTGCGCAAAGAAGTTCTTGATTCTATGCTGCCCGAGGCACGCATAAGTTATCTGGAACTGCGCGCCCGCCAGCAAAGTCCAGATGAGTTGACCCTGCTGAAGAAAGAGATGCAATTCGAACACGCCTTTGCCAAGGCCGGCGGACTGCTATTAGCCGGCAGCGATCCCACCGGGATCGGCGGCGTGCTGGCGGGTTTCGGCGATCAGCGTGAACTGGAATTGCTGGTTGAGGCCGGTTTTACGCCGGTGGAGGCCATTCATATTGCAACCGCAAACGGCGCCGAGTTTCTGGGGGAATCGGCGAAGCTTGGCTCTATCGCCCCGGGCAAAGCAGCAGACCTGGTGGTGATTCATGGTGATCCTTCCACCAGGATTGATGACATCGAGAAGGTGGAGACGGTCTTCAAAGACGGCGTTGGCTACGATTCCGCCAAACTCATTGAGGCGGTAAGAGGCGTGGTAGGGCTGCGCTAA